Proteins from one Mesorhizobium sp. M9A.F.Ca.ET.002.03.1.2 genomic window:
- a CDS encoding metalloregulator ArsR/SmtB family transcription factor, whose protein sequence is MAKHDPNLSLLFHALADPTRRSILTRLAETPARVTDLAGPTGLRLPTVMRHLSVLEEAGLITTSKDGRIRTCAIVPEALDPVRTWLDEQRAIWKARLDRLDAFVMHVMKESEE, encoded by the coding sequence ATGGCTAAGCATGATCCCAATCTCTCGCTGCTCTTCCACGCTTTGGCCGACCCAACCCGCCGGTCGATCCTGACCCGGCTCGCCGAAACACCTGCGCGGGTAACGGATCTGGCTGGGCCCACGGGACTACGGCTGCCCACGGTGATGCGGCACCTTTCCGTGCTGGAGGAGGCAGGGTTGATCACCACGTCCAAGGACGGGCGGATACGCACCTGCGCCATCGTACCCGAGGCTCTGGATCCGGTGCGGACATGGCTCGATGAGCAGCGGGCCATCTGGAAGGCTCGGCTCGACCGGTTGGACGCATTTGTGATGCATGTGATGAAGGAAAGCGAAGAATGA